Part of the Pyrobaculum calidifontis JCM 11548 genome, ATGCCATACGACTTGGCGGCGAGGGGGTTTTGCCCACTCACAGAAATCCGGAAGCCCCACACAGAGTACTTGAGGAAAACGTAGACCAGCGCCGCCACGGCGTAGGCTATGGGAACTGCGAGCGTTAAATCGGTGCCAGGCACTAGGGGAGTCAGCCTCGCCTCAGGCGGCGTCTTCACCGACTCCTCCGGCTGGAGGGGATTTGCAAAAACCGTGGATACCGCCATTATCGATAGCCAGTAGGCTATCCAGTTCATCATAATCGTGCTGACAACCTCGTTAACCCCCCTGAGGGATTTCAATAGGGCGGGAACCACCGCCCAAGCCACCGCAAGCGAGATTCCTGCCAACAGGGCGAGGGGGAGGGCGGCCCACCCCTTCACTAAGTACGCGGCCAACACGGCGCCCAGCGCGCCCATGTAGACCTGACCCTCAGCCCCTATGTTGAAGAGCCCCGCCCTTAGCCCAACCGCAAACGTGAGGCCGGTCAACACTATGGGGGCTGAGAAGGCCAGCGCGGAAAACAGGTACACGTGGTCCATGAGCGGCGTCAACAGCATGGAGCGGTAGGAGGCCGCCGGGTCGTAGCCAGAGGCCCACATGGCCAGCGCCCCTACTACGAAGGCCGCCGCAACGGCCAGAGGTATGTCCAAGCCGGCTCTCATAGCCCCGCCATCTTGCGCCCAACGTATTCCAGCCCCATCTCCTCCACGGGCCCCTGCGCCACGATCTTCCCCTTGAACATGACAGCTATAGTGTCGGCGAGTTTATACGCCTCGTCTAAGTCGCTTGTCACAAGCAGCACGCCGGCCCCCCTATTTCTCGCCTCCACTATGAGGCCGTGGACAAACTCTGTGGTAGCCACATCTAGGCCGCGCGTCGGCTGGTGGGCAATTATCAACTTGGCGTTTCTACTAAATTCCCGCCCTACCACAAGCTTCTGTTGGTTCCCCCCAGACAAGTGTTTAACCACTGCGCGGGGCCCCGGTGCGACTATGTTGTATTCCTCTATCAGCTTGGAGGCAAACTGCTCCACGTCCCTCCACGAGATAAGCCACCTCTTTGCAAACCTA contains:
- a CDS encoding ABC transporter permease; this translates as MRAGLDIPLAVAAAFVVGALAMWASGYDPAASYRSMLLTPLMDHVYLFSALAFSAPIVLTGLTFAVGLRAGLFNIGAEGQVYMGALGAVLAAYLVKGWAALPLALLAGISLAVAWAVVPALLKSLRGVNEVVSTIMMNWIAYWLSIMAVSTVFANPLQPEESVKTPPEARLTPLVPGTDLTLAVPIAYAVAALVYVFLKYSVWGFRISVSGQNPLAAKSYGISPGRTIFYAFAVGAAVAGLAGVLQVVARPPSYSLARNLANVYGLGFDGITAAMLGRGHPLGVVLAGIFLGVLQEGARHMQIEAGTPFEFVRIIQGVIILFLAVRILRT